The Brassica napus cultivar Da-Ae chromosome C7, Da-Ae, whole genome shotgun sequence genome has a segment encoding these proteins:
- the LOC125590464 gene encoding uncharacterized protein LOC125590464, producing MEDVLSQAWAQVKWEEDVASRAKAQQKQDQKAARQDRNDRDERSSQKPTKDQGGRNQGTYMSRPLERAEGMSVSTWPDISHLSVSQPELINALRQMDQQVKWPPKMRAPDSFRNLDLWCEFHRDHGHKMEDCIALKIEVNELLQKGYLREFLSEKAKNLLSKETPRKYAETKPASPPRQDHVIHVISGGSEISGISHAAAKKSTRNAKLGLETSKSKRLLLGTDEISFTAKKQEKVLAPHHDAQVVSLTVANCLVRRILVDNGSSSNIIFQTAYQVLGLDEIALTRKTTPLVGFSGEVKQTAGEVVLPVYAEVVRVFLCRLFVSTMERWTS from the coding sequence ATGGAAGACGTATTGTCTCAAGCATGGGCCCAAGTGAAATGGGAAGAGGATGTCGCGAGCCGCGCCAAGGCTCAACAGAAACAAGATCAGAAAGCAGCCAGGCAAGACCGAAACGATAGAGACGAGAGGTCCTCCCAGAAACCCACGAAAGACCAAGGAGGCAGGAACCAGGGTACGTACATGAGCCGTCCACTCGAGAGAGCGGAAGGGATGTCGGTGTCTACCTGGCCAGATATCTCACACTTGTCTGTATCCCAACCAGAGCTAATCAACGCCCTAAGGCAGATGGATCAACAGGTTAAATGGCCCCCGAAGATGAGGGCACCCGATTCCTTCAGGAACCTCGACCTCTGGTGTGAGTTCCACCGTGACCATGGTCATAAGATGGAGGACTGCATCGCATTAAAGATTGAAGTCAACGAGCTCCTCCAAAAGGGATATCTCCGGGAATTCCTCTCAGAAAAGGCGAAGAACCTCCTAAGCAAGGAGACACCCAGGAAATATGCTGAAACCAAGCCCGCGTCACCACCTCGCCAAGACCATGTAATCCATGTCATATCCGGAGGTTCAGAGATAAGCGGCATAAGCCATGCAGCTGCAAAGAAGAGCACTCGAAATGCCAAACTTGGTCTGGAGACGTCTAAATCAAAACGACTACTTTTGGGAACAGACGAGATAAGCTTCACGGCAAAGAAGCAAGAGAAGGTTCTGGCTCCCCATCATGACGCTCAAGTAGTATCGCTTACCGTAGCAAACTGCTTGGTAAGGAGGATCCTTGTAGATAACGGAAGCTCCagcaacatcatcttccagaCCGCCTATCAGGTCCTGGGGTTGGATGAAATTGCCTTAACTAGAAAGACAACCCCGCTTGTGGGATTCAGCGGAGAGGTGAAGCAAACCGCCGGTGAAGTGGTCCTTCCAGTCTATGCTGAAGTTGTTAGGGtatttttgtgtaggctctttgtGAGTACTATGGAACGATGGACAAGCTAG
- the LOC125590465 gene encoding uncharacterized protein LOC125590465: protein MSRPLERAEGMSVSTWPDISHLSVSQPELINALRQMGQQVKWPPKMRAPDSFRNLDLWCEFHRDHGHKMEDCIALKIEVNELLQKGYLREFLSKKAKNLLSKETPRKYAETKPASPPRQDRVIHVISGGSEISGISHAAAKKSTRNAKLGSETSKSKRLLLGTDEISFTAQEQEKVLAPHHDALVVSLTVANCLVRRILVDNGSSNNIIFQTAYQVLELDEIALTRKTTPLMGFSGEVKQTAGEVVLPVYAEVVRVFLCRLFVSTTERWTS, encoded by the coding sequence ATGAGCCGTCCACTCGAGAGAGCGGAAGGGATGTCGGTGTCTACCTGGCCAGATATCTCACACTTGTCTGTATCCCAACCAGAGCTAATCAACGCCCTTAGGCAGATGGGTCAACAGGTTAAATGGCCCCCGAAGATGAGGGCACCCGATTCCTTCCGGAACCTCGACCTCTGGTGTGAGTTCCACCGTGACCATGGTCACAAGATGGAGGACTGCATCGCATTAAAGATTGAAGTCAACGAGCTCCTCCAAAAGGGATATCTCCGGGAATTCCTCTCAAAAAAGGCGAAGAACCTCCTAAGCAAGGAGACACCCAGGAAATATGCTGAAACCAAGCCCGCGTCACCACCTCGCCAAGACCGAGTAATCCATGTCATATCCGGAGGTTCAGAGATAAGCGGCATAAGCCATGCAGCTGCAAAGAAGAGCACTCGAAATGCCAAACTTGGTTCGGAGACGTCTAAATCAAAACGACTACTTTTGGGAACAGACGAGATAAGCTTCACGGCACAGGAGCAAGAGAAGGTCCTGGCTCCCCATCATGACGCTCTAGTAGTATCGCTTACCGTAGCAAACTGCTTGGTAAGGAGGATCCTTGTAGATAACGGAAGCTCCAACAACATCATCTTCCAGACCGCCTATCAGGTCCTGGAGTTGGATGAAATTGCCTTAACTAGAAAGACAACCCCGCTCATGGGATTCAGCGGAGAGGTGAAGCAAACCGCCGGTGAAGTGGTCCTTCCAGTCTATGCTGAAGTTGTTAGGGtatttttgtgtaggctctttgtgagtactacggaacgATGGACAAGCTAG
- the LOC125590463 gene encoding uncharacterized protein LOC125590463 codes for MFSKKLDTIQSMVERLPGVAPPIRKSNPGSYADTPFTDNIALIEMPRKFYFPNIKMYDGTGDPDDHIAQYKQRMLAVALPREFHEATMCKGFGSTLIESISSFAALSDKFVEQFASSRSLEKTSDSLYEILQHRVKPLRNYIARFNQEKVSIPECNITTAISAFKKGLLPDGDLYKELTKYQCKTMEDVLSHAWAQVKWEEDVASRAKAQQKQDQKAARQDRNDRDERSSQKPTKDQGGRNRGTYMSHPLERAKGMSVSTWPDISHLSVTQPELINALRQMGQQVKWPPKMRAPDSFRNLDLWCEFHRDHGHKMEDCIALKIEVNELLQKGYLREFLSEKAKNLLSKETPRKYGETKPASPPRQDRVIHVISGG; via the coding sequence ATGTTCTCCAAGAAGCTCGACACCATACAATCTATGGTAGAAAGGCTCCCCGGGGTGGCACCTCCGATTCGGAAAAGTAATCCCGGTTCTTACGCTGATACTCCTTTCACGGACAACATTGCCCTGATCGAGATGCCGAGAAAGTTCTACTTCCCCAACATAAAGATGTATGACGGCACCGGCGACCCAGACGACCACATCGCTCAGTACAAACAAAGGATGCTAGCTGTAGCACTCCCAAGGGAGTTCCACGAGGCTACCATGTGCAAGGGATTCGGCTCAACCCTGATCGAATCCATATCTTCATTCGCGGCCCTCAGCGATAAGTTCGTAGAGCAGTTCGCAAGTAGCCGGAGCCTGGAGAAAACCTCAGACAGCCTCTACGAAATCCTCCAGCATCGGGTCAAACCCCTTCGCAATTATATAGCTCGCTTCAATCAGGAAAAGGTATCGATTCCCGAATGCAACATCACTACGGCAATCTCAGCGTTCAAAAAAGGCTTGCTCCCAGACGGGGATCTCTATAAAGAACTCACCAAGTACCAGTGCAAGACCATGGAAGATGTATTGTCTCACGCATGGGCCCAAGTGAAATGGGAAGAGGATGTCGCGAGCCGCGCCAAGGCTCAACAGAAACAAGATCAGAAAGCAGCCAGGCAAGACCGAAACGATAGAGACGAGAGGTCCTCCCAGAAACCCACGAAAGACCAAGGAGGCAGGAACCGGGGTACGTACATGAGCCATCCACTCGAGAGAGCGAAAGGGATGTCGGTGTCTACCTGGCCAGATATCTCACACTTGTCTGTAACCCAACCAGAGCTAATCAACGCCCTAAGGCAGATGGGTCAACAGGTTAAGTGGCCCCCGAAGATGAGGGCACCCGATTCCTTCCGGAACCTCGACCTCTGGTGTGAGTTCCACCGTGACCATGGTCACAAGATGGAGGACTGCATCGCATTAAAGATTGAAGTCAACGAGCTCCTCCAAAAGGGATATCTCCGGGAATTCCTCTCAGAAAAGGCGAAGAACCTCCTAAGCAAGGAGACACCCAGGAAATATGGTGAAACCAAGCCCGCGTCACCACCTCGACAAGACCGAGTAATCCATGTCATATCCGGAGGTTGA